CGTAGTATATGCACAGGATTGACAGTTATGAAATTAAACCCTAGTCTAGGAACTTTTCACAATCTCATTTTACATTCATACCAACCTTGCAGGTATCCTTGCCAGGTTGACCACCTGCACAGATGAAGCTCTCATGCAGTTTAAATCTTTGACCCAGTCGAGTCTTCCGTAATGCTTCCAAACAAGGAAGTCTCGGCACAGTCGGAACATCTACTCGTTTCAAAATCACCTGGTATTTGCCTTCCTTACCTGCGAACAGATAATAAGTACAGAATGGTAGTAGcaacaataagtaataataattcatcacgcaattataaaaatacatccaTGTTAACCTAGAACCAGTGTACATACATATAtgaaattatacatacatttagaTTACACCTCAATACACATTAGGGAATGTAAAACTTTCTTTCTTGCtcagttttctatttttaatttaatttttaaataaatgtatacagtttatttactaaaacaataaagcCAGTTAATcaagtttacattataaaatatatgcttaATTTTACAGCTGAATGTTTCGTTGTTATTAAGAAAATGTAGTAATAATGAAGTAGATTATGCTTGAAAGGAGATACAAACAAGCAATAAATGAGTAACATTGTACAGTAATCTTGTTTTATCTGTGAACAAACATGTGAAGATAGGATTTGATAAATCCAGtacattcttaaatttatttatacatgatttaaataagttttatagtaTTTAAGATCTCATCAGAATCAGCACTGAAGACTCTTTACATTTTTGCATAAGTCTTATGTTTGCTACATTTTTAGGTTTAAGATGCTTTCAAAATCTGTATTTCACATTTTTCTAGTATTTTctgtaaaaagttatataaagtaCAGTAACTCTGCGATAATGTCAGGCCACTCCTCTCTGTTACATAGGGGTTTTAATGGACAAATTTATTTAGACTTTAAGAGGTTCCCTAATAACTTTAAGGGCATTTAGTATATAATAACAGAAGGTAGATTTGTTTAAAGAAACCTCGGTAAATTGCTCATGCTTTCTGGTTGactaataaaaatagtttgtacAATAAATTATCGCATGACATACAATACAAATCATACAAAATCTTACTGCAGTACTTGCCAAAAAAGGCCCTAACCAAATTTTTACTGTAAGCTCATGTCTCTTTTCTTTGTAGCAATGTTATTCTGAAGCCACCAATAGTAAGTCACTCCCCCCACACCCAACTCAGCTATAACTGCCTTATACTCTTCCCACCATGCAGTCTCTGAATcactttaaacttatttttaaagtaaaaacgaCACATTTAAGCTAACCACTCATCACCAATCAATAATACTATGGATAATGacagtaatataaaacaaataagcaAACACACacttaaaaaactgaaaaactgtTTTCTCCTGCAAAACACAGACTGATATAAATGAATCTGCTGACAGTAGACTACAGTGAAATGTAACTTACTACCAGCTGCAACTAATAGGCACTGAGTCATAACAGTTCTAACCCtttactgttattgtttgaaataacaaTAGCCAGTAGACACATGAAAACAACGTGGCACTGCTATTTTCCTTACTGTCACACATAAACAAATAACCTGTCATCAGCGTAATTTTGTAAATGCTTCCTAAGTGGTCATTAATTGTTTTAGCAGCCACAGTTAATTATGTAGTTCAGATAATCAGAACCTGTATAATCAGACTTCTTTTGTAGTTGGCTTTAGTTAGCATAGCGAACACACACAGATATTAGGGATGAATAGATTATTCCATTCGGCATAGGAAGAGTAGGCTGGAAATTACTAGCTTTAAGgctaaatattaaaaagagaacaaatgaattattttttaccaaataaatccTTGCCCCAGCCACTGGCAACACAGTTTCTACCATCCATGTTCTCGTTGGCTCCAGGGAGACAGATAAGACCAACATTCTCAACAGACATGTCCACCGGCCTCTCCAGTATCAGTAGGGCTGGGTCGTTGGCTAGGGATCCATTGTTGAACTGTTCATGAATAATCACTTCTCGCACCTTCACATCTTGTGTGGGATACAACTCGTTCTTGGTCTGGGTATCCCACTCGCCTGCTCGTACCACCAGGTTATCCTTCCTGTAATTACAGAGAGAATGTATAGAATAAAATGGGAACGAATGTTCCATGGTTGGTATTCAAGAGACTTTGAACTTTAGAAAACTCACCCTCTCACACAATGTGCCCCAGAGAGCACCACCTGAGGGTGTATCAGTGAGCCACCACACTGGTAGACACTGACAGTCTTGCCACTGTTGCTCAGGGTTCTGTCTGGGCGCACCACTGCTACCATCCAAGGGAATTCCCCGTACTGAGCCTCATTATCGTTGTCACCCGTGATCCGGAAACCGATTCCCTCGAAGTTTCGGTTGCCGCATGTACCACCGGCTGGCCTTGTATGTGGCTTTGGTGTCACTGGGTTGTCAGGAGGTCGGATGTTTTGTCCTCCACAGCACTTCTCGAGGTAGTTGTCACACTCGTCATCTTTTAACCTtagataaaaatttgttaaaaataacaaattataccgttgaaaataaatttattttgaaaatagatCATTGGTTTATTGACTTGAGAAAATTATTACCTTACCTGATATCAATGAGTCCCACACCGTCTTCATTTATTGTGTTGTTATCATTGCAGAGGTAGTATTGGACACAAGTACAATCAGAGGGGTTTGGCTGGGGGTTGGGGTTATAGGGTTCTTGCTGGTTTGGTACTGGCTGCTGCGTGTAGTTGGGATCTGGGTTGTTTCCCCCGTTGTGGACATCAGGATTATAATTTCCTCCGTTATTGACATCAGGGGGTGGAGAGTTTCCACACCCAGTGCCACCAGAGCTGCTACCGAATACCTCACCTGAGGAGTACAGTTACAAAGATAAAGcagaatctttaaataaaatggatCACTCAGCAACTTGAACAACTAGACTCATTTATCTCAGAATTTCTGATCTGAAATTGGTGGTGCAATAAGTGTTTGGTtggatacatttttttattacaaagtcaCAGAAATAATAAGATAGCTTTCCTATAGGCAGAAAAACATTTGTATCATGAGGAAACAtagccttttaaaattttaaaatgagttattttgGAACCAGAACGAAATTAAAGTGGCTTTAGATAAAGAACAATGAATGATAGGTATGAATTATAGGTGTTGtcatgtttttaatgatttatgacttatggaaattacattttaaaatgaaatatattaaagagaattacaattttaataaaacattgtttacgaaaatattaaaaataaaaagcattttattccttccagtcagtgaaaacacatcggttagtagagtgaaacgccgcctaccgcatcagaatacgacgatccagtcagaaatggcagcgcataatgtacttcacaatgtgtacctaaaacaacccgccatttctgattggataaaccttttaagatgcggtttgcggcattcaactcaactaagtgagctctttcaaatgaggtatcactcgacccatgctttcatttaagatttccatgttttcctctgtgggccgtccccccatggttggcatatcatggtaatagcaaggaaaaatagtttacatagccatatgacactgtgcaaagtttatagatgttatctgctatggtttgtaaaatattaagccgtaacCAGACTTTTCGAACACCTTGTATAGAATCTCTTGTTTGATATGTCatcataatagtttattttatacatgcaTCATCTCTTGATTTATACAGAGAATACattataaattgtttagttaaaaacagTAGTACCAGTCTTATATTcctttatagtaaaaataaaacaaaattggtaATAGAGTTAAATATCTTCCAAAACTCATCCCAAAAAAATGCTGTTATGGAACTTGATCGAATTTCCATTCTCAGCTTTGATTTTTGCAGAAAAAACTTCACACTTTTGAGGCTAGTGAtgcaatatattaataacaactgaGCAGTGAAAACTTACCTAACAGTTGATCAAGGCCACACTCAGACACCTGAGGGGGTTCCTGTGTACTGGGCCGGTCTATTCCTAGTCTTGTGTCAGAGTCCTTGTCTGCAGGGTAGCCTCTCCCCAGAGCCAATAGGCTTATAGTGATCACCAGCAGTGATAGTACCATCTGAGGGAAACCAAACATCTCTATTACTACACATTtggaaatataacataaaaatgaagtaacattattacaaaactttattacTCCAATCAAAACTGAATtatgaaataatagtaataagaaaagcaatacaaatgttatgttcatactgaatcaacccttcacaccattgctctacgttatgtgttgaaaactcagttgctccaccgtgatttggAATCTTCTCAAAtagcactcaattgtgcactttATGGgataatgagaacaccacttcttCTAGATCACATTTGTTTgtagtataggtgtctctgatgctGAAACTGTGTagtttcattttgagcttcttcgttgccgactgttttggatctctttatATGGATGTTGActgcagattccaggagtcaactcTGTCACATCACTGCACacttcagatgctgcacttagtggaaggtgaaatggagctgaatgtaacattcacactgaatcaacccttcccattaTTGCTCTAACGTTATGTAAAGGAAAACAATGTCTGTCATGTTCTTAACTGTATTAAAGGTGTGGGGAGCTAACTCTTTTAGGGAACTACATTCATAAAAACTGAAGACTTAAAGAACATCAACAGTGATTGAATAATAATTGGTTATTACAGGATGTGAGTTAAGAATATACAAGGCAGCAGTATAAGCTACCTGCCTTGTACACTACATATTATGAAACAGGATTCActaggttgcatgcaaaatttcatatttacagttaatttcatttcatttcttagatgtcctgcagacaaacaatcatacagaaaagaattttACATCTCTCTACAGTCATTAGAGAAACTGTGCCAACATATTGAGTGATAAGCTTCTATGACACCAAGCCAAACTCCATGGACGGATCTATACCATTTTAGAACTTATTATTGTTTATGCAGAGATGAAGtctcatattacattttaaaatcaacagATTAAATTGTTCTTTAGATATCTTGTAAATAGTTATGCTACATATgacatttcaacattttaaatgtcatatgattgcacactcagtttgtttaaaaatgtatttattttataattttttcatttttatcatggttactcataagaccaatgtaaaaatatttgctattcaATGAAGCCCAGCCAAATCTGACATGCTCTACCATTGAACTTGGCGTTGCTtgaatagaaatgaagtttcatgcaataaTTCATgactataggtcagtttgttctcaaaATGTGCTGTGAAGACAGAAAGACAGGTGATTttcagcccctcaagtgataggcttcactaaagctcagccaataaatattttttgtgtgaaaatttgGCACAAATTTCCTTCTTTTACAtaacttatgtatttaaaaatttcctgaCTCCAAAGAGTACCTTAATAATTTAGATTCCCATGGTTCAAATTCATGATTACACagtcaaaactaaatatattttacaaaaaaatgtatagttacttggtttatgtcatattaaaaaatcatattaatgaAATCCATCAGCAGATTCACATTGGTGTATATTTAAGATTATCTAGATGTATagtggttaaaaaattataaatatccttTGGAggtattcataaattaattagatttacATGCCAGCTTTCATTAAAATCAGTAAATTATTATCATGTATGATTttgttacaattacatttttttatttgaaattataactcatttgttttaattcaaacaaacatttttaggGATACAAATTGTGCATTTTGTTATATCTCTAGGACCATCAATAgttgatgtttaaaattattttagtgtgttttaagaaattcttttgttttttgacaaaatattattttggatattttattgaataaacacTTAAACAAAGGTACTAGATGTCTGTTTCATGAAATGTACTATTGATGGATAATAACATATGTAAACTTCTACTGAAAACCAAAATTCTAATTTGAGgacaatcattatacttgtttaTGTAATACAAGATATATAATGGATTAGGAAAAACAGATAGAGTTTCTAACAGATGTTTTTTGCTTCAAATCAGGATTTGGGAAATTTACACTCGATatgaagtatattattttaaattgactaATCAAATCTAtatttgttaagtattttttatgatgGTCTTTCTGTATAAATACTATGGTAAAATAGTATTGGATAGTTAAATATAAGcagtttatatgttatttgttttttggACTTATGCTAATTTATAACCCAATTTTGTATTGGTGAAAACTAATTGCCAGTATTGAAATGAACTCAAGTGTGTTTCAAACCGTggttgcattattatttttttaatattcattttatcaattaaaaagcaTACACATTTTGACTTAATGAAATGAAGTAAGTGATGATCACAAATACAGCTACGTTTTCTGAATGGGGAAAAAGTGCAAAAAgaataaagtaaataacatttatatttctactaCATATCTTATTCTTTTCCtatgtataattttcttattGAAAATACATGTTTTGTACTAGTAATAGTATACTCTGCATTAATCTAACTAAAACAATTGAGGgatggaaaatattaaaagaatctTCTATTGATAAGTAACATCAATATGTATTCTATAAAGTTTGCTGCATAGTAATAGTTTTGGTTTTATATCTTTAGTTTGtgtggtatattttattttaattgattgtgTCTAGTAGGGCATTTGATTAGTAGTTTATTAAACCAAATCATACCTTTGTTTGTTAACTTATTCCTGTAATAGATAATATCAATtccaataacattttttgtttacaggtaaaattaatattatacagaaacaaagataactaaatattaatgttCAAGTGAACGAATTTGcctgaaccataaacaaataatCCATCTACAGTGTGTTGAATGCAAAATGGTCACATTTGCAATCTGtacataactaataatattagtatttcacCTTCAGGTAAAGCAATCTAAAAGGCCTTGGCTATCCACTTACTTGTGCTGTGCTGCTGCTTCCTCTTGTTCACagccactgccactgccaccgCCACTTCCACTTCCACTGCCTTGCCGCGTCCTCTACCTTCAGTCTGACCGGTTTGCCACGGTTTGTGACGACATGGGGATAACCGGTACATTCCCATTCCTGCCAATCATCGCTTAAATCCTTATCTAATTGAAACTTAAAGACTACAGGATGGTGCTAACACAAATAGGTATTCGGGGCTCATATATACACACTGTTCTAAAAACATAAAGTTCCTTGTCTGTATGACCAttgatcattttattttattaatttttattttttttattttacttatcacTCAAATATAACAATGATACAAAAATACCGATGTAAGGAAATAAGATAAGTTACTAAACATTGAAAGTGTACTAAAagtaaagtttgaaatataacgCGAGTGATGAAATTCAGATGggatttatttgcaatattttccTTATATCCTACTTGTTGAAAATCAGGTTCAAGAACAGGTCAACTCTTGGACCATGACCTAAACCGGTTCTGGAATGGTTCCCCTTAATTCCATGTATAaactttacataaattataaagaatattccTATTCCTATAGATGTAACAAATGTCTCGTTTGGCAAATTGATGACATGATGACATGCAATAATTCAGAAGTATATGTGGAATTTGcttgtactatttatttacgcTATGATATCGTGCTATGAAATATGCTTGTTTATACTTTGCCTAGGCATCGTAAAGATATGCCTGCCCTAACTCGAACAGACAGGTAACAACTTGCTGATTAGGTTTGCTTAAATTAGTTTAGGGCAGGTTAAAGAATATTCACATTTGAAGTAAGTTGATGTAATTTTCAGCttcgaaataattaattttttactttacctAAGAAGAATAAACGTAgtattgtatgaaataaatagACATTATACGTTGTTAATATCTCTGTTTAAACACAGCTAAGAGCAGCTCTCTTAATACTAACTTTCAGTGCAAATACAGTCCGTATGTAGAGACGAACAACTTGATTATTTGTTTATCTTCCATGGATAAACCAAAGAAAAGTTTTAACTGATTCTTAAATAGGATCCTAAAAATTGAGgcaaaatttgaatttaagtacatttttatgtttacgATATAAATTTACGTGATAAGAATAAAACTATAGCTTATATAAGttagctttatttatatttctttcgttgttttcaattattcaataatttttattttaaagaaacctattttaatacttaatctTCAATGAATTTTCGTTTGATTTTCAATATTGTAAAGACAtagcttttagttttaaaatagaataattggTCTTCTGACTGCggaagtttttaatatatttttcattcagtATGGTTATgctaaactatagaaatatattattttctcgtcaataaaattaggttttaaacattttttacatttaccgTAATTAATTGCTTTATTTTGTGCAGCTATCTACCAATAAAATACCCACCCTTTGTTATTTCCTCACTAAATCATGTAGAATAGTGTTCTTCAATTAGCAGTCACCGCTTCACACGTAGTTTTCTGATGAACAGCTGGGACAtcataggcatatcctttttaaataacGCACCAAACACTCATGGGATACGTGGTGGTTACAGTACTGGAAGATATTAAAATCttcttattcattttataaattgtacttaccTTAAATCAGCTGTATTTCGAGGCCCTGAGCATGTAGAGCGAAACTGTTTTATAAGTGGACTACTAATGAAATAAATCGGAGTTCTCCGTAACATTCCATGATATTTGATGAATGGTTCGAACTATTTCagtaaaacttgaaatatttcaggCCAGGAGGATACCGAGTgctaataatgtattgttatctTAATTCCTTAAAATGAAATACATGCCTACTTTGCGGGCCACCTAGCCTGCGTGTCTACTTGTCCCCTTTAATGCTTCAAAGGTATGATATCTGTAAACCTAATATAGTATACCATATACCAAGATTTTCCATTCTCTGTTCGCTATATGATCGTATTTTTTTGGCTCAGTCTAGGAATAattacacacacgcgcgcgctgCTGCCTCAAATGTTTTCTGGAATAAATCGTTGCACTTTGTGTCCATTGAATTTCTCTTGTCTACATTAGCAATAGACACGGGCTTACTACGCTTGTTTGTTTCCTCGAATTGTAGTCACAGAGCGAATGATTTCTTGAGTCATGTTAGTGCGTGGTCCCTCCGtgtttgttccttcagctactgtaaatatgccgtcccacaatGACAATGGAAACTATTTCTATACATCAAAATAAAGAACTGGTTTGAATTCGTCCCTGCTGTCTTCTATAATAACAGTTTCTGTGagtattttattgtcatttaattttataactttttattttgttactatttaatatggtgggattttttttaataattagtgcaattctaaaataaaacatttgaatcgTACATAAAAAGATTAACTATGAGTATTATTAGATTTATACTACTTATCAGTATGTTGTTCAATTCGATGACAACCAATGGGTATTGTAGCGtggctatataaataaataaacaaacctcTACGAACAACTTGCATAATACCCAACTCGTAAATGTCCCAAGAGCAACATGGCAGAATCTGTGATCTGCCTATTCGATATTTTTCTTGAGCAAGTGACAAGTGACATATAACTTAATGTAGATTTCTCATTATATACCACTAAACGATAATGGTTTAATAAATTCAGATCGTATGTACCCAAATATGATCCAGATGCACCAAAGTCGTGTTCTTCTTCCCTATCACTGGTTCAGAGGGATCCGCATGACACGGGGTTATAAAATAGTTACTATTATATTTCTAActgaatgaaaagaaaacaataacCCTAAATGACTGGAACCCATAttagatatataacaaaaatataagaaatcgtAGTTTATATGGATAAGTGTTTGGCCTTTGTAGTAGGCATATGAGGTCGAtttcaagaaaatctgccaactGTAATCACCATCATGACGGAATTGTCGCATGGGCCTTTCGCATTTTTTTCCGATCATACCCCTCAAGTAttgtagtatattatatatagggCATCTCGTAAGTGGAGTATCACACTTTGAGAGATGACCCGGGAAGTAATTTCCAACAAGAACAATTCCTTATGTGGTTATCCAACTTCATATGTGGACCGAATTTCATATTCCTGTCTTTATATTGTAAGTTAGAAGGTTCCATAGATTTACATTTCTgtgattttcataaaaattacgtCTAAAAGCCATGTAAACATCATGTATTCATAAATACGAGTAAAACTAATACATCgcatgttattattgtttgtggTGATACACTAAACGATCGTCAAGAATACAGTAActtttaagctattttaatacattttaacataaaccTACTTTAAAATTGCAACGCTTCATCAACTTTCAAATCCCCacccatatttaaattaatttcatgttaAAAACTGCTCTTTAATAAAGGGATTAGTTATCATATAAACTAAATTACTCCTAAAAAGACTTCAATGCCGATAAAAAACaggaataaaatgaaaaactttatgAACATACTGAATAAAAGAATGGTTTACTGTAAATATACGAAAAGTCAAGGTTTCTCATTATAAAAAAGAAAGCTTGTAGGTCATTAACATTTTACTTAGGTTATGTAGATGcgcttttataaaatgttttacggTTCATAGGCTCCGCAGGCGTATTAAGAACAcgaggaaaataatttataatgtccTAGAATATGTTTCTACGTACACCTTAAATatggttatatttgtttaaaaattaaaatgtgtaaaatgatttatgaaatttagttaatttttctttttatggCAACTCTTAATAACTCTTATACTCGAGCAAATTGATCCAGTGATTAAAAGATTATAAGTAATTACGTAAATATATGAAGacaaaagcatttaaaattttagtagtagagtttagtctcctacacgCCCGGGATGGTAGTCTACTCGAAGTGAGTGCGGAATGCATTATAAGTACCTACTGCCATCTATATGTCTGGAGAGACAAAACAACGTCGAAACAATTTCACTAGGCGGAGTATCTACTTGTTTGTTCGGACTTGGTTCCCCAAACAAGCCAAGCGCAAAAGAATATAGGGATGGTGCGTCTATGCCTGAACTGGCAGTACATGCCTGAATGAATGGCGAGCGGCATGAACTTTGAAGGGAACAATCCGTTTTAACTCTGAGGGGTAATCTCAACTCATATTACGGAGAAAACTCTCTTTATTGAGCAAGAGGGCCACTTGAGCAAGACCAGGCAAGAAAGAAAATTCCAATGTAGCATGATACATGTGCTGGAACTGCGTTGCCACGTGCTGACAAAGTAAACACAATGATGTACTTTTGTAAGCCCAAAATTTTCATATTTCTCGGTCTGAAGAGAAATCCCCCGTGGAGTAAATGTTCGATACCCGTTAGGCACGGATGTTCACTCCCTCAAgtcgttaaaatttaaaattgtattaaacaccGACAGGAAGGTTTTTGAAACAAGTTTTGCACAGAAAAGTTTAGTTGTGCTCTAGTGAAATATGATTTGTGCAGGGAGAACGTCAGCTCTTGTACGAGAGCAACACCGCTGTTGAATGTTACTATCGAAACATATTATCGTTTGACAATATGTACAAGAATTAGCCTTGCATATAGCATTCAGAATAAACTATagagtaataaatattcttatagtaaataAGTGTACATTATTGCAAATAAACAACATAAGATACAAAGGTCAATATTTAAACTCTTCCAGGAATTTGTATCTCCAATGCGTAATGGACAAACCCATCATATTACTTACCGCATTGTCACTACGTTTGTGGATATTGTGGTGATTCTCAGAACTTTGTCTGTCAGCAATGATCGGAAACGGAAACGTGAATCCGTTTGAAGGACAAGGACAGGGTTGGCCTACTTGAGTAGACCAGGAATTTCCCAGACATAACATGACGTCACCTTCGCAGTGACAAAACGAGGTTAGCCAAGTGTCACTGTTGTGTAGGCTGTTGTTACTATTTCACCTTCACTATACCTGTTTCCTAGTCTCCTGATTAACCGTCTGTGC
The Homalodisca vitripennis isolate AUS2020 chromosome 1, UT_GWSS_2.1, whole genome shotgun sequence DNA segment above includes these coding regions:
- the LOC124374890 gene encoding phenoloxidase-activating factor 2-like produces the protein MVLSLLVITISLLALGRGYPADKDSDTRLGIDRPSTQEPPQVSECGLDQLLGEVFGSSSGGTGCGNSPPPDVNNGGNYNPDVHNGGNNPDPNYTQQPVPNQQEPYNPNPQPNPSDCTCVQYYLCNDNNTINEDGVGLIDIRLKDDECDNYLEKCCGGQNIRPPDNPVTPKPHTRPAGGTCGNRNFEGIGFRITGDNDNEAQYGEFPWMVAVVRPDRTLSNSGKTVSVYQCGGSLIHPQVVLSGAHCVRGKDNLVVRAGEWDTQTKNELYPTQDVKVREVIIHEQFNNGSLANDPALLILERPVDMSVENVGLICLPGANENMDGRNCVASGWGKDLFGKEGKYQVILKRVDVPTVPRLPCLEALRKTRLGQRFKLHESFICAGGQPGKDTCKGDGGSPLVCPSRNNPNVYVQAGIVAWGIDCGTETPGVYVNVPYFIDWINNKLQAQGIYLDSY